AAAAAAGTCGTGGTGAAAGAAATGCCAAAGCAGATCGGCATGACCGCCAACCCTTTTTTAGTTTCAAAATGTGTTTCGTTGTATTTAGCAATTCTTTTTTGAATCGCCGGCAATTTGTACGATTTGTTCGCTTCATCCCAAGTTTTCCGGATTTGAGCATCGTGAACATGTTGTCCATAAGGAAAGACATCGTTTTCCTGCAATAGATTTTTATACTGAATCTCCTGCGGCGACATTCCTAACTTTTCAGCCGCTTTTGCAATCGCACTTTCAATGACGAACATCCCTTGCGGCCCGCCAAATCCCCGGAAAGCTGTATTCGGCGGCAAATTCGTCCTGCAGCAGGCAGCAAAAATTTTTACGTTCGGGATGAAATATGAGTTGGTGCTGTGGAATAGCGTCCTTTCCATAACAGCCGTAGAAAGGTCGGCAGCAGCGCCAGAATTTTGATAATGCTTGACATCGTATGCTAAAATCTTACCGTCTTTGGTTAAACCGATTTTAAAATCCGAAGAGTAAGGATGCCGTTTACCGGTCATTTCCATATCCTGGTGCCGCGGCAGGACCAACTCAACCGGCTTTTTGGTATGGGAAGCTGCGAGTGCCGCCAGACAAGCCCAGTGGGTCGCTTGATCTTCCTTGCCACCGAAGCCACCGCCGAGTCGCCTGACGTCCACTTCGATTTTATGGTGCGAGAGGCCGAGAATTTTGGCCGCGTTTTTTTGGACCGCGTAAGGACTCTGGGTTGAAGAATGAATGCGAAAGCATCCGTCTTCCAGAGGCACAGCTCGCGCCCGTTGAGTTTCAAGATAGGCATGTTCTTGCCCGGCCATATCGCATCGGCCCTCAACAACAACATCACATTTGTCCCAGGCGCTTTCGACATCTCCTAAAGCAAAAGTTCGGCTATTTCCAATGATCTGCCCCTTGGCGAACGCTTCCCTTGGATCGGTGATAACCGGCAGCTCTTTTACTTCGAGTTTAATTTTCTTTAAAGCTTTTTGGGCGAGTTCCCCTGTTTTGGCAACAACCAGCGCAACCGGCTCGCCGATAAAATGCACATTCTCTTCTGCGAGCAGCGTTTCATCTTGAATAATCGGTCCGATTTGATTTTCACCCGGAATGTCCTTTGCGGTATAAATCGCAATACTGCCGTCCAGAGAAAGCGCTTCTTTGATATCCAGCTTCAAAATCCTGCCGTGGGCAACCGGCGAGGGAAAGACAGCGGCGAAAAGCATTTCCGCGGGCTGAGGAATGTCGTCGACATATTGCGACTCGCCGCGGGTGTGAGCGGCGGCGTCAATGTGTTTCATAAAACTCCCTCACAGTTACAAATTCGGGATAAAGCTTGGTAAAATGAGCGATGATAAATTGCCGTACCAAAAGTCTCTTATACTCAGCCGAGCCGCGGATATCGCTGATCGGCGAGATTTCGCTCATTGCAATATACAATACGTCTAAAATGGTTTGTCTATTAACCGGTTTGTCTTTTAAGTATTCGCAAGTCTTGTTCATAAAAAGCGGGATTGGCGCGACCCCGCCCATACTCATTTCAATGGCCTGAATCGTTCCCTTTTCAACCCGAACTTTAATCGCACTGTTCACAGAAGCAATATCGAGCGTTTTTCTTTTCGAAACTTTTTCAAAATGAACTTTGGTTTTCTTATCAGGCACGGGAAAAATAATTTCAGTTAAAATTTCAGAAGGACTTTTTTCAAGAACTTTATATCCTTTAAAGAATGACTTCATCGGGACTGTCCGCTGCTTTTTGCCGTTCTTCAAAACCAGATCGCACTCTAATGCAAGTAAAAGCGCAGTCATGTCTCCGATGGGCGAGGCGTTAACGATGTTGCCGCCTAAAGTCGCGCGATTGCGAATTTGCCACGATGCATTCAGCAAGTTGTATTTTGGCATATCGGGAAGGACTTTTTTAATCTCAGGATGTACAGCAAATTCTTCAAAAGTAGTCAAAGCGCCAACATAAAATTTGCCATTTTTAACGCGAATCTCTTTCATCTCCGGACGCAGGTTCAGGACATCGACTTGCGAATCAGGCAGTTCATCCCCTCTTTGAACATAAATATCCGTACCGCCAGCCACAAAGGTTTCGGGTTTCGTTCTGCTATTTTTTTGTTCAAAGGAAGGTATTTTTTTCAGGCGTTCAGGAATCGTTTGAAAATAATCGGGGAGAGCTTTCTGTTTAATTAAAGTTTTAATTGGATTTTGAGCTTTTTTGCCATTTCCGGCAGCGCCATTTCCGAATTGTTTGAGGAGCCGGCTGCCGGCACGCATTAACGAAGCGTATCCGGTACAACGGCACAAATTTCCCCCAAGAGCATATTTAATACCCTCAGCATTAAGTTCACACCAGGGCTGCATTAAATAACCCGTTAAGGAAACAACGATTCCCGGCGTGCAAAAACCGCACTGACTGCCACCCTCATCAACGATGGCTTGTTGAACCGGGGTGAGCTTTTCGAGATTAAGTCCTTCGATGGTGACGAGGTGCTTGCCGTGCAGCTCGCCGACCGGCATGAGACAGGAGGTCACCGGTTTGTATTCAACTTGATTGCCGGACAATTCCCCAATCAAAACCATGCAGGCCCCGCAGTCCCCTTCTTTGCATCCTTCTTTGGTTCCAACAAGGCGTTCCTTTTGGCGCAGGTAGTCGAGCACCAATCTGCCGGCAGGTTCTTTAGTGGTAACTTCGTGGTTATTTAACCAAAAATGGATTGGCATCGAGAGCTCTCTTTTAGTGGTGGAATTAGAGGAAACACCAATCTGAGTAAAAGCGGCTTAATCAATGTTTTCTATGCAATAATATACCACCCATATAACGGAAATGCAATAAAAAACTACTAAAGGACACTTGCATTTTGCTTGAATTTAAACTAAGTTTGTCACTATTCGGCTATTGGCATTTAGCTGTTGGCTGTCGTATCACAATTGGTTGCACACAATGAGAGATTTTAGGACTCTGAATCTTTGGAAAGAAGGGATTGCGATCGTTAACCTTATCAGCAAGCTCAAGGCCAACAGCCAACAGCTAACAGCCAACAGCTAACAGCCAACAGCTAACAGTTGAATAGTTACAATTTAAGGAGAAATCTCAATATGCCCATCCTTTTTAAATCCACGAAAATGCTGGAAACTCAAATCGATGAATTTCTGGATGCTGTTAGCCAGGGTGCTTTGGTATTTGAACAAGGCATCAAAAGTTATTTTGAAAATCAGAAAGTCAACTTTGAAGAAAATATGATCACGATTAGGGACTTGGAAAACAAAGCCGATACTTTGCGGCGGCGCATTGAGAGCCATCTTTATACCCACTCCCTGATTCCTGAACATCGCGGCGACGTGCTGGGACTGCTGGAAAACCTGGACAACGTCATCGATACCGCAAAAGGTACACTCAACTACTTTTCAGTCGAAACGCCGGATATTCACATGGAGCTCATAAAAGATTTTGTTGAACTGACTGACAAAGCTGCGCTGGCAGCCGAATCAATTGTTCTGGCAGCACGTGCTTTCTTACGGGATGTAAATGCTGTTAAAGACCACTTGCATAAAGTCTATTTTTATGAAAAAGAAGCGGACAAAATCGCCGACCGGCTCAAACGTCACATCTTCAAATTGAAAATAAATTTAAGTAACAAGATGCACCTGACCAATTTTGTGCAGCATGTCGATTTTCTCGCCGATCGCTCCGAAGAAGTGGCCGACCGTCTCTCCATCTACAGCATCAAACGAAGCGTTTAAAATCAAATGATCTTCCTTTTTCTATCAAGCGGACTTTTTCTGGGCTGGTCCCTCGGCGCCAATGATGCGGCAAACGTCTTCGGGACTGCCGTCGGTTCGAAAATGATCCGGTTCAAAACCGCAGCCTTGCTTTGTGGTGTTTTCGTCATTTTGGGAGCGGTAATAAGCGGGGCAGGCGCAGCTCACACGCTTGGCCGTCTCGGCTCTATCAATGCAATCGCAGGCTCATTCACGGTTGCCGCTTCCGCCGGGTTTACCGTCTTCTGGATGTCAAAGCTGAAAGTCCCGGTTTCGACTTCCCAGGCCATCGTCGGGGCAATCATCGGATGGAATATTTATACCGGTTCGGCCACAAATCAGCAAACTTTAACAAAAATCGTATCCACCTGGATTCTTTGTCCTGTTCTGGCCGGTGTGTTTGCGATGATCCTTTATTTAGCATTTAAATTTTTCTTCAACAATGTAAAAATTCACCTGCTTAAATTAGATCTGTACACCCGCGTAGGGTTGATCATTGTGGGAGCTTTTGGCGCTTACAGCTTAGGTGCAAACAATATCGCCAACGTCATGGGGGTTTTTATGTCTGTTTCACCATTCCAGGATTTACACATTTTCGGCCCGTTAACACTAACTGGAGTTCAGCAGCTCTTTTTTCTTGGGGGGATTGCAATCGCAGTCGGTGTCTATACCTATTCCCAAAAAGTCATGGAAACAGTCGGCAGTAACTTATTTAAACTCTCGCCTGAGGCCGCTCTGGTTGTTGTGCTGGCCAATGCACTCGTTCTTTTTCTTTTTGCTTCTCAAGGACTGGCAAATTGGCTCACTTCCGTAGGACTTCCTTCTCTGCCACTTGTCCCGGTTTCCAGCACCCAGGCGGTCATCGGAGCAATTTTAGGCATTGGCATTTTGAAAGGCGCGAAAGGCATCAACTATGGTCTACTCGGCGAAATTGCTATGGGCTGGCTGGCTACTCCGATTTTCGCAGGGATTCTCACATCTATTGCGCTTTTCTTTGTGCAGAATGTGTTTAATTTGCAAGTGAGCCTTCAACATTAGAAGACAAAAAGTGTAAACCAAATTAACAGACTTGCAAATTAATTTGTTTCATTTTCTTAGAATAATTAACAGTCGGCGGCCTTCTTTACGTAAAATAAAGATCATAAGTTTTCAAAAAATTAACATCTCCCTCCCAAATTCCTTGACTTCCTCAAAAATCTTTTGTATGATTATCTAATCCCGCCAAAAATTTTGATTATACCAACCTAAAAGGAGCGGCCTTATGTCAAAAGAAGACGTTAAGGAACCCCGCGGAAAAGTTTCCCGACGAACCTTCCTCAAGGGTATGGGAAGCGGCTTCATCGGCACGTCTGCGATTTCCACCGGGTTGTTCAACAAAGAGGCAGTTGCAGCCATTCTGGAACCCGAAACCGAGCGTATTTCCGAACCCCAAATGATTCAGTTGCACATTAACGGTAAAAAGCACACTGTGCGAGTCGAGCCGCGAACCACTCTGCTGGGCGTTTTGCGCGACGGATTGGATCTCACCGGCACGAAAGAAGTATGCGACCGTGGTCAATGTGGCGCCTGCACGGTGATGCTCGATGGCAAAACCATGCTATCCTGTATGATACTAGCGGTGGATGCACGCGGCAAAAAAATCACGACGGTTGAAGGTTTGGCCGATGGCCAGAATCTTTCACCGGTTCAACAAGCTTTTGCTGAAAAAGACGCCCTGATGTGCGGCTTTTGTACTCCCGGATTAGTGATGTCCGCGACAGCGCTGCTACACAACAATCCTAACCCGAATTTGGATGAGATTAAACAAGGACTTTCGGGAAATCTCTGCCGCTGCGGAACCTATCCAAAAGTGTTTGAAGCAGTACAGAGTGCAAAGAAAATTTCGCGGAAAGGAGGGTGAATCATGGCCAAATGGAAAAGTTTAGATCAAATGTCGATTTTGAGCAGGTATTACCCTCGCCTCGACGCACCAGATAAAGTCACGGGGCAGGCAAAATATGTCTACGACCAAGCACCTAAGGGAATGTTGTTTGGTGCTATTCTGAGCTCACCGCATCCTGCCGCCAAAATTGTTGAAATAGATGATTCAAAAGTTCGCCAGCTTCCTGGAGTCAAAGCGGTTTTAACAGATGTTCACCCAACCGGCACGATTCGTTATGTCGGCGAAGAAGTCGCTGCAGTGGCCGCCACAACATATGAAATTGCTGAGGATGCCCTAGATTTATTTCAAGTCGAGTACGAAGTGCTGCCGTGTGCAGCGGATTTAAATACAGCTATGAAGGATGGCGCACCTCGGGTGTTTAGTGACCGCAGCAACTTTAGAGATCCCAGGGTGCGGGGCGAGGGCGACATCGAAGCGGGTTTTACTGAGGCGGATGAAATTATTGAAAGCGAATTTCGCACCCAGGTTCAGACCCATTCCTGTCTGGAACCCCACGGCAGTATGGCCATGTGGGAAGGTGACGAGTTAATCGTCTGGGATTCCACACAGGCGGTTCATGGTGTGCGCGAAGGGTTAGCAAAATTTTTGGAAATGCCCGTTAACAAAGTTCGGGTCATTTGCGAACATATGGGAGGCGGTTTCGGTAGTAAACTGCAGGCGGGCAGATATTCCGCAATTGCGGCTCGGTTAGCAAAACAAGCAAATGCACCT
Above is a window of candidate division KSB1 bacterium DNA encoding:
- a CDS encoding molybdopterin-dependent oxidoreductase, which gives rise to MKHIDAAAHTRGESQYVDDIPQPAEMLFAAVFPSPVAHGRILKLDIKEALSLDGSIAIYTAKDIPGENQIGPIIQDETLLAEENVHFIGEPVALVVAKTGELAQKALKKIKLEVKELPVITDPREAFAKGQIIGNSRTFALGDVESAWDKCDVVVEGRCDMAGQEHAYLETQRARAVPLEDGCFRIHSSTQSPYAVQKNAAKILGLSHHKIEVDVRRLGGGFGGKEDQATHWACLAALAASHTKKPVELVLPRHQDMEMTGKRHPYSSDFKIGLTKDGKILAYDVKHYQNSGAAADLSTAVMERTLFHSTNSYFIPNVKIFAACCRTNLPPNTAFRGFGGPQGMFVIESAIAKAAEKLGMSPQEIQYKNLLQENDVFPYGQHVHDAQIRKTWDEANKSYKLPAIQKRIAKYNETHFETKKGLAVMPICFGISFTTTFLNQAGALVHVYTDGSVSVSTGGIEMGQGLNTNLAKIAAKAFGIQSERVKIESTNTIRIANMSASAASATTDLNGNATLIAVGQILDRLKSLAAKELGLSHNEKITLENEKVLFDGKETGWTWGKLIQTAYLNRVSLSAHGFYTTPGIWFDREKEKGHPFAYHVFGTGIFEVTVDCLRGTYDINSAKIVHDLGRPINELVDRGQIEGGLAQGLGWMTLEELKFNEKGKYLSNSLATYKLPDVYFMPDVLEVKLLENVDNPRGPYGAKAVGEPPLMYGIGVFFAIRNAMRAFRPEAEFAYDSPLTPEKVLMQLHADVIDDLTNGRTVTSGKGVKTKKKRLKRVDLVN
- a CDS encoding FAD binding domain-containing protein; protein product: MPIHFWLNNHEVTTKEPAGRLVLDYLRQKERLVGTKEGCKEGDCGACMVLIGELSGNQVEYKPVTSCLMPVGELHGKHLVTIEGLNLEKLTPVQQAIVDEGGSQCGFCTPGIVVSLTGYLMQPWCELNAEGIKYALGGNLCRCTGYASLMRAGSRLLKQFGNGAAGNGKKAQNPIKTLIKQKALPDYFQTIPERLKKIPSFEQKNSRTKPETFVAGGTDIYVQRGDELPDSQVDVLNLRPEMKEIRVKNGKFYVGALTTFEEFAVHPEIKKVLPDMPKYNLLNASWQIRNRATLGGNIVNASPIGDMTALLLALECDLVLKNGKKQRTVPMKSFFKGYKVLEKSPSEILTEIIFPVPDKKTKVHFEKVSKRKTLDIASVNSAIKVRVEKGTIQAIEMSMGGVAPIPLFMNKTCEYLKDKPVNRQTILDVLYIAMSEISPISDIRGSAEYKRLLVRQFIIAHFTKLYPEFVTVREFYETH
- a CDS encoding DUF47 family protein; its protein translation is MPILFKSTKMLETQIDEFLDAVSQGALVFEQGIKSYFENQKVNFEENMITIRDLENKADTLRRRIESHLYTHSLIPEHRGDVLGLLENLDNVIDTAKGTLNYFSVETPDIHMELIKDFVELTDKAALAAESIVLAARAFLRDVNAVKDHLHKVYFYEKEADKIADRLKRHIFKLKINLSNKMHLTNFVQHVDFLADRSEEVADRLSIYSIKRSV
- a CDS encoding inorganic phosphate transporter; translated protein: MIFLFLSSGLFLGWSLGANDAANVFGTAVGSKMIRFKTAALLCGVFVILGAVISGAGAAHTLGRLGSINAIAGSFTVAASAGFTVFWMSKLKVPVSTSQAIVGAIIGWNIYTGSATNQQTLTKIVSTWILCPVLAGVFAMILYLAFKFFFNNVKIHLLKLDLYTRVGLIIVGAFGAYSLGANNIANVMGVFMSVSPFQDLHIFGPLTLTGVQQLFFLGGIAIAVGVYTYSQKVMETVGSNLFKLSPEAALVVVLANALVLFLFASQGLANWLTSVGLPSLPLVPVSSTQAVIGAILGIGILKGAKGINYGLLGEIAMGWLATPIFAGILTSIALFFVQNVFNLQVSLQH
- a CDS encoding (2Fe-2S)-binding protein; its protein translation is MSKEDVKEPRGKVSRRTFLKGMGSGFIGTSAISTGLFNKEAVAAILEPETERISEPQMIQLHINGKKHTVRVEPRTTLLGVLRDGLDLTGTKEVCDRGQCGACTVMLDGKTMLSCMILAVDARGKKITTVEGLADGQNLSPVQQAFAEKDALMCGFCTPGLVMSATALLHNNPNPNLDEIKQGLSGNLCRCGTYPKVFEAVQSAKKISRKGG
- a CDS encoding molybdopterin-dependent oxidoreductase translates to MAKWKSLDQMSILSRYYPRLDAPDKVTGQAKYVYDQAPKGMLFGAILSSPHPAAKIVEIDDSKVRQLPGVKAVLTDVHPTGTIRYVGEEVAAVAATTYEIAEDALDLFQVEYEVLPCAADLNTAMKDGAPRVFSDRSNFRDPRVRGEGDIEAGFTEADEIIESEFRTQVQTHSCLEPHGSMAMWEGDELIVWDSTQAVHGVREGLAKFLEMPVNKVRVICEHMGGGFGSKLQAGRYSAIAARLAKQANAP